aaaaattttaaatttaaatataaaaaaaattttaaaaaacaattcgaaatttttttttttccaaaaaattaaaaaaactggaaaaaaaaattaattttgtttacctaaaaatatttaaaatttttattttgaaatataatttggtgaagggtatataagattcgatacAGCGATACAGTTTTTTAGATTATTTCTGTTAGTGAATACTCTTATTCAATGTTTTGAGTAACCATCAATACTCTAAAACCACACAGCACTAATAAACAATTGTCATTTTCCAAAAACAGActtgttatacataaattttcacctcaaacttttatttacatacgcAAAAAAGTAACCccattcaaatgcaaatatatttatttttaaaagatatgtaaattataacacaaaacaaataatatttgtttaaagaaaactgATGTATTTAGTAATAAAATAGCTTAGAAATATAAGTAATATCACTAAAAATCAAAACGCATCACAGCTACAGAATAAGTGAAAGTTCCTGGTGATATGgccaacaatataaaaaaagttattttggtAAGTGGCAAGAGAAAATGCGGCAAAGACTATTTATCAGAGAAATTACAAAAACGGTAAGTTGAGTCAATAAAAAAAGCGATACACGGTTATGATAAGGTCAAGATAAAAGAttattgtacatatttaaaGATTAGGTGAACGAAGTCAAATTGTACGAATTTCTGAACCAATTAAATCAGAATGGGCACGCAAAATGAATCTCGATTTGAAGGAACTGTTGAGTGATGGACCCTATAAGGAGAAATATCGCAAAGATATGATTACGTGGAGCGATGAGGTTAGAGCAAGAGACTATGGCTATTTTTGTAAGGCTGCAATGGAAAAGGGTAagacaatttctataaaattacttataaatttaaagatttatattatttttaactcTAGCTGAAGCAGAGATCGTTATTGTTAGTGATGTAAGACGtaaaaatgatataaaatattttcgagAACGTtatggtaaaaaaattttaaccataCGTTTAACTTGTCCTGAAATTATACGTGCCGAGAGGGGTTGGATTTATACGGCCGGCATTGACGATATAGAATCCGAATGCGGCTTGGATGACTATGAACAGTGGGATTTAGTTATTGAGAACAATAATCAATTGGACGGAAATCAAGTTGTTGActtgattgtaaataaattcaatttttgatatgcttaaaaactgttttctttttgttagatgttattcgattattttgcgCAATAAAGGGTAAGACCAGGTCTTGCCACGTATATAATTATTAATGTGTATTAAGGTAACAATagagttaattttaaatgtgtttatatttgtaGGCCCCCCACCAAGGGGtattcattataaatttttgtcgaATCTACAAGGAGTAGGTACAAAATTCGCATAAATCTCATGAAAGTTATGCAGGCTGGAACTGTCAAAGCCTGTTGCCtttacgtttgttgtagtaTGAGCattcatttgtaatttttcatttgcgaccccataaagtatatcaTTGTATTATATATAGGGTCTATAGATGTCTGTTGATATCGACATTCCTAAGCTCCCAAATAGCATCAATGATTCAGTagctattaaaaataaaaaaagttttgatcGATTTCCCCCTAAACTATAtcaaaaaataacgtaaaacaTATAAAGTAACGAAACATTTACGAGTCCTTTCAAATTAGAAATATAAAGTAGGTATTTGTTTGAACAAAATCAATAACgttcaatattgttttttataaaatatcccAAAACTAGACGTAACAAGACTTAAAATATTTCTccctaaaggtagggtcacacatgacaaatatttgacgaaaaagaagTAACCGCTAAAtaaacagcccaattatgaataaaaattccccgggagttttttcccttttctcattttcccTATTCAAatacaatgggaaaaaactcccggcgaacaaactcccgcggaattttttattcataattgcgctgaaaatatattttaattcttttactTATTGTCAAAAGCTCCATTTACTTAAGACAATTcagaacaaatattttgttttatttgatggcgtttgatcttacaaaacacttgtaagagaaAACACgtcaaatttgtgctaaaaaaattggttacgcttttttgagtaaatatttaccATGTGTAACCGTACCTTAACACTGGGATTATATCTGGCATGAATACCGTATTAATTTTTTcccatattcatatttttaaatctgGCAACTTTTTTATTACCACAAACCAGATGTTCCGTTGAAACACGAGTCGtcattattttgtaaacaattcctaatttttgtaaacttaaacaaaaatgaGTTCCCGTAATCGTGGAAAAGGCAAACGTGGTGGAGGAGGAGGTGGTGGTCCTTATCGTAATGTAAAGTCGAATCGTAACTGCGAACGATCATTTGCACAAAGAGAATGTGAATTGGCTTCCGATTCTGAGGACAGTTCTGGCTCTGATAGCTCATCGTCCACCGAAATTGAAAGTCATGGCAAGCCACCAAATTTTCCCATTGCCATGTGGGACCTAAATCACTGTGATCCTAAAAAGTGTTCAGGACGCAAGTTATCAAGACTGGgacttatagaaaatttgcgtTTGGGTCAGAAATTTGCTGGTCTAGTATTAACGCCTGTCGGCGTTAGCTGTGTGAGTCCAGTGGATAAAGAAATTGTAGCCAACTCAGGTGTGGCCGTAGTGGATTGTTCTTGGgctaaattaaatgaaacacCCTTTTCGAGAATGCGTAGTCCTCATCCAAGGCTGTTACCTTTTTTGGTGGCTGCAAATCCTATCAACTATGGCAAGCCTTGTAAACTAAGTTGTGTGGAGGCAATTGCTGCTACCTTATTTATATGCGGTTTTCGTGAAGAAGCTAAATGGTATATGGGCAAATTTTCCTGGGGTCATTCATTTTTGGAACTCAATGAGACATTGTTGGAGAGGTATGCGGATTGTAAGTCTAGTGAGGAAATATTGAAAGTTCAAAATACCTATCTGGAAGAAGAACAAGGTGCCAGAAACAAACCTAAGGATTACAGTGAGTTTTATCCAACTAGCAGCAGTAGTGAGGAAGAGGAGGAAAATGATGAGGAAGAAACTAAGGATACTACTACGGATAAAACTAAATAGGGATTTATTTAAAGTTGACAATAATTAGTgttagtattttaaaaattcatataaatgaaactaaaattttttttttttatacttaaactttgttagtaattaatttttgttctcaataaaagcaaataaaactaaatgaaaaaaaccaaTTCTTGGaaatcacaatgggatcagttttgaatggacccaactGAGCTGCTTGACGAGTGGCTTTCCATAAccttgtttaagaaaatttgcaaaaatatgtaaattcctTTATTGTTTTACAAGCAGCTGGTATGGTAAGTTGATGTCCGGAAATAACACTTGGTAAAAATGGTTTATTTCCCCTAAACTTAGTTCTTTAATATGTTCAccagaaaaactattttttaaatgaatacatACTACAATGTTTATTACCATTTAcagatttgaaaatgttgtttcaataaaaaactaCGTTTACTgatattgtttaaaatgttctacaataagaaaataaacttatgagcaataaattgtattttttttatataaatctaataattgatagctaaattttattatgagaaaattatttttaattgctaaaattcaaaaaagaaataaaaaaacaagccaACATCCTTCATTCTTTTTAAAagagaaaatcttaaaataaaactcaaaataatgaaaacacgagaaaaaaaataagatataTAATTATAGTaaagcgtttaaacaataaaaaacgtCTGTGAATTAATgaagaacaaattaaaatcattgAGTATGACGATGATATTCCGGTGTGACATTAACAAAACTGGACATGCTAAAGAATGTAGCACTATTTTTTAccataaatttaagaaaatcatgtaAATGCGCCAACAGCATTTGCATGGATTTCTCGTCTAAGGCTGAGTAGCCCAACATTGAACCCAGTTTAACAAATAAACGGAGCAAATGAAAAGAGCCATACAGTTTCGACAAGGGAGTATCTGGATACTGTTGTAAAATCTCGGCATATTGTGGACGTTCAAACTTATACAGAAGTTGTGAGCCCAACATGAcattaaaatattctataacGCCATTTAATACATCTGATATAGCCAACTCTTTGCATGCATTCGAAGATTTGGCCGACTTTTTCAAGTTTATATACTGATCAACTATATCTTGTACGGTTATCTTAGCGGGTATATCTAAAAGTTTGTGCTGACGAGTTATAGCATCCCAATCATCGGCTAAACATTGTTTCAGTTCATCgggtattttaatttttacctcTATTTTAGCCAAAAAGGTTTCCTCGCTTTCCACACAAGAATCTAAGCGACTGATAGAAGATGGTGTCGATGCAGCTGAAGCAGGATTTGTCGCACCTACTGTTACTGTGGGTGTTGAAGTAACATCAGCTGGTGCGGTGGAGGTGGTGGTGGTACTACTTGTGGTAGTAGTGGTGATGGTGGTGCTGCTACTTGTGGTAGAAGATTTTGCATCTGTTGATGTAGCTACTGTTTTGTCGGGATTAGTCGATGTCGAAGTACCTCTTTTCTTTTTAGTGGCCGGTTCATCTTTATCGTCTTTTGTTGCATCCTCTTTTGCGACGGCGGtatctttttttgtttctatgGCTATGGGCGTGGCATTCTGTTTAGAACGATTTCCTCTACCACCTGTAGCTGTCGTACCGCCTGTACTTGTGTTAGCACTTGTTGAAGTATTTAATTCTTTTGAAGGCGTTGAAGCTCTTGACTCACTACCACCACTACTAACCGCTCCACTTTCTTTGGGAGCAACTGCCATTGTTTCACCCTTTTTCCCCTTAGGTGTACCTAAAAGTTGTATGCGgttattgaaattgttttattgtttgGTCTCTCTAGAATGTTTTCCGATGAATATGTGATTTTTCGATTATTATAGTCTGCTTTTCGTGATAAAATGTATATCTGGTTGAAATTATTGTATAAACTGGTTATATCACGatactttttacttttaaatattatgcattatttaattaataaaaataactttcaaGATTTTTACATTTGTAAACCTTTCTAAATATAcatatcgagggactatattcaaaacccttgttaattattttttctacaatatatatttaaggcattatttttgcattattggcaattttgttaacgatatttattttataaaaataaaatttctagagggttttgcattgtaagaaatgcatttaaaatttggtttattttaggaCCTCTTTTAAGCTTTCCAGAATTCAAATTATTGTTAAGAATTATATTCCTTTAAATATTCTGAAttctttcatttatttgaaGATTTTTAAATTGGACCAGAATATAAGAGTTTCAGGTCAATATGTGGTTTAATTCGAACAGGAAGTTAAACGTAATCTTTatcaaacattattttatactttACGCACCCACTTGGAAGATGTAAATCTATAAATATTTGCACCTATTCTGAggcaaataattataaaaacaaaaagttgaACGATGTCTCgaattaaaagtatttagtcAGATTCATCATGAGAATTTCGAAATTAGTAAGAACAAATATTTCGTAAGTTTTCGTATAGCCAGCATTGAACCATATGTCTCTTTGTCAACACTATTTCCCTATTGACAATTGCACTAGTTAGAATGTCGACAACTTTCCTTTAAACGTCATGGGATGATTTAGAGACAACAGTTCTATGTATTTCTATTGGCATTCCGTACAGGGACTTTTGttcattttttctattttccagAGCTTTGTGAAGCTTCATGCTCAAAGATCGAGAAAGTTTAATAGTTCAATCTTaacaaagtaaattttattattttctatcatGTAGCAGTGGGTGTCCTGGTATAacgattaaaatataaattcatatttcgGCTAAACTAAGGGAGAACTGCCAAAAAAGATTACCCTTACAATAAAAAagctaacaaaatattaaaaatgcactgAGCTTTATTTATACCAGTTTTTCAATAGGAATCTTTGGCAAGTTCAAGCCTAATTAAAACAATTCTAAATTTTTGCTACTAAAATTCATCGCCTGCTGATATTTACCTTACAAAATCTATAACAAGCTCAAAATATCTATTGCtagttgattttatttatacttatttactaaatatctatcattagctcACTGTTCCTAAATAAATCCTTCGCTAGCTCTCGATTATCTTAAGAATTCTGTCGATAGCTCATGTTTTGGCAAAATCTTTTGTTGGCtcaaagtataaattcctaatctTTTAGaagaaacataaataaatatggcTACTATCTATCTAGCTAACAGCTGTAATTGTCCAGTGCTACAAATAATGAACATCAATCTCTTACCTTtcttatttttctcttttttggcATCATGTTCCTTTTGTAATTCCTTTTGTCGTTGCAAATTAGTATCGTTGTACTTTAAAACACGATGTTCCGGTACCCATTCATCCCaactacaaatttaaaatcacacacAAGTGAGTAACATATTTCTAACGTAATTAGTTGTAGTGCCAACAGAAAATACTCACTTTTTATTCCAGCCGGCATAGTggacaaaatattttagttgtttATCTTTTGTAGTGGTACTTTTCAATGCTTTGGCTTCATAGATTAATGGCCCATGGAAACATAATACTTTTTCGCCTGTAAAAATCAATTGCAAGgtataattgtttatattttttcttattggtGGCCAAATATTGTGGACAAACGCTTCAACAAATAATGGCGCACTTTCTTACCTTCGGCGAATTTATATTTAGGTTGCATTTCCGGTGTCGACGTTATTTTGGCGGCTTTATTTAGTTTGggatgcaaaaaataaattcctttaattaatttgtataattattttatacaattttgtaaataaacacaaaatttttctttggattttgtgttatttttgtatagtagtagttgttgttttcGTTAAACACAGCTGTGCAACTTCGTTAAATTATTTGACGAAGTTGTCCTAAGTTGCCATATTGTTAACAATATACTGAAAATGGGTATTTTTAATCCATAAATAAATGTGATTAATTTCttactaaatttgtttaatttgaaataaaatatttattttttatgcaaattttgtcgaaattatgttttatttaataaaattatttacaatattaattttttataaggtTAACATTAAGACCAACGAAATTATATCAGTTCATTTGCTTGCTAGTTTTTACTATGTACTTATTTATACTagcattttaaacaaaatattataaatatttaacttgCAATTGGACGAACAGACTATATTTAAACTTATGATTACTTGGTATTGAAATTTTCCTCCCATGGTCTGGGTCCTCTTTTATTTTCCCAATCATCCAAATTTAGTGTCTTAACTTTTTCATACACCTTATCTATGGTCACCTCTTCGCGTTTTTTCATCGCAATTCCAAATTCTTCCAATTCTTCAGGTGTTACCGTTTGTTGTTTAGAAAATTGATATCTGTGGTCGAAGAGAGAAACATAAACATTTGCTATATATTGAATGAAATTGTTAAACTAACCTGATTTTTGTGAATTCTTGTAGACCAAATGAACCTCCAACCATTAGAATTAAAAAGGGTATTCCATATTTAAAGGATTTGTTacgttttaatttattaaacttttgtaaaaacgacattttttccatatttttttgtgGTGTTGTGTTTACATAAACCTTGACATACAGCTGTTGATTGCGTTGCCGGACTAGAAGCTATTTTTCgttaaaattgttaaagttgCCAGATGTTTTGAATTCCAAAATCCGTATCTGGCTCTCCATAGTTTCAGAAAAGTGACCAAAATGAATGAAAGACAATGGACAGATTAACGATTAGATTCGACTGGGAATGCACGAAGGGatcatttttactttttattttaattattatatatattgtaatacatattttgttaattattatttgctttttaaCCAAGTCGTTATTAATTTTACTAATAATTGTGTGGAATTGGTCAATAAGGATTCCACATtacaaattaaatgtttactttTCTATACTTCATAGAAAAAGAGCTGTtgttattagtttaaataatgtCGACTAATCGaccatatacattttttaattccctttatcatattttaatgtaaaaacaataatacccaaaacatttattttttaaaatttcaataattttcattcgTAAGATATGAATTATGCATTATATGAGACtatcttatatatgtatattgatttttttttgtatatgtgATTTTCGTAAGTGAAGCTTGTTGGGAGTTATGACCAAAATTTAGTTTCTTATAGAACTGCTAAAATAAGACAATGAACTCAAAAGCAATATTTCTATTATCagtgtaaaaatgtattaattaattaaaaaatatttttatttacgttttacttaaaaatatgtttgatattttttaattattaagccTACATAAACTTAGATCTcaacttgaaataaaaaaaaaaaagttatgtacttctaatttgtttttactaattacataaaatttatcatAGACTACAACCATTTACAAGAATACCTCGATTActagttaattttaaaattaatgcaaCGCTGTAGAGAAAAGAACGCAGATTTTTAAAACACTCCGTATATATTTTCGGTATTTCTTCAGAATTCCAACTAAATACAACCCTGCTTTGGGCATCACTATTTTCCGTTAAATTTTCTAAGCACTTACGAGCACTTTTTAGTTTTACGTCATGTCAGTTCGCTTAACAACACTGTTTGCCTTTTATTGTATACACACACCAATGCCAGTATTCGTCAAGTCGCCATTTTGCTTTAGTACGAAAATGTGGCATCATTGATTGAAAAATAACCAACGCTGAATTATTTTTCCAACAAACTGGCGAAAAAAgtgtaagaaaaaatattgtgcAAAGAATAAAAAGAgctgttaaattttgaaaattgtccaaatattatttaaaaactcacaTAAATATAAACAGCATTCAAGAATTTCTATAAGGTATGAGAAATGTGTGTGGAAAAATTGAaagaattaacaaaattatcGTAAATAGAAAGCCATCGGTCGGCCAATAGTCGTCACAAGCAAAAGAGACAAGTAAAAATGCAAAtgacaaaacagaaaaaatatagaagcctttagttaaagtttttttttctaataatttatagaaaaattattagaGTGTAAACAAATTAAAGGATAATTAAAGCAAACgtgtaaataatttataatttttgcattaCGAGACGCTGCTGGCTGTAAAAAGAAAGGTACAGCATCGTTTGGGTTTGTGTGTTTAAGGGGGTCTTGACGAATGTTTGGGTTGTGTACTTTTTTTTTCCTACTGtgttattatattaatattgaGACTGATTTTCGGATTAgattaaatttattgattaaaatcaattataacaataatataagttaaaaaataactattctttacttcttttattttttctactaGTACAGTCTATTACAAAAGAGGGAgaaaggaacaaaaaaaaaattaaaacaatcttATCAAATTTGCACAACACAATTTTCCGCCACTGTTTGCTGACATTTGCTGCATCATGGGCGAAATAAAATCTGTAAAAGTTGATAACTGGGGAGTATTCTTCCTGCAGAAACTAcagaattttttcaacaaaaccgaTTACTGTGACTTGACATTGCAATTCCGTGACAATTCCCAATTAAAAGTACATCGTTTGGTTTTGAGTGCTTGCACGGATTATTTCAATGTTTTGGAACAAACCTGCGAAGTGGTGGATGATGCCATCATTATGCCCAATGGCTTACAGGCCGATGTTGTGGTGCCTATTGTTAATTTCATGTATACCGGCACTCTGGAATTTGAGCTGAAAATGTATAATCGTCTGTTGCGCACGGCCAAAGATATGAACATGACTGTACTATTGAAATTATTGGAAGCTCATCGACGAACAATGGAAATGCATCCACAGAAGACAGCTGGTGTAAGTTTTAAAACAACAttacatatttttacataaatcttAACCCAAATATCTTAGTTGAGTGAATaattgtgttatttttgtttaatattctaGCCTGCCAGCCCTAAACCACGACGCAAAGCAACAGCTCAAACGGCTGCCGCCAATGTACCCACTAATGCTGCTGGACGTTCTTTGATACAATCAAATCAAGTTAAACGGTTAGTAGTTGGGTCAAATGTTAATGCACCACAGCAACGCAATGTTTCAACTGGCAATACATTAACACGTATACCTACAACTGGACAATTGCCCGTTAGGCAAATTGGCTCCACTACTTTCACTCGC
The nucleotide sequence above comes from Calliphora vicina chromosome 1, idCalVici1.1, whole genome shotgun sequence. Encoded proteins:
- the Pmvk gene encoding phosphomevalonate kinase; the encoded protein is MANNIKKVILVSGKRKCGKDYLSEKLQKRLGERSQIVRISEPIKSEWARKMNLDLKELLSDGPYKEKYRKDMITWSDEVRARDYGYFCKAAMEKAEAEIVIVSDVRRKNDIKYFRERYGKKILTIRLTCPEIIRAERGWIYTAGIDDIESECGLDDYEQWDLVIENNNQLDGNQVVDLIVNKFNF
- the LOC135961756 gene encoding 18S rRNA aminocarboxypropyltransferase, which produces MSSRNRGKGKRGGGGGGGPYRNVKSNRNCERSFAQRECELASDSEDSSGSDSSSSTEIESHGKPPNFPIAMWDLNHCDPKKCSGRKLSRLGLIENLRLGQKFAGLVLTPVGVSCVSPVDKEIVANSGVAVVDCSWAKLNETPFSRMRSPHPRLLPFLVAANPINYGKPCKLSCVEAIAATLFICGFREEAKWYMGKFSWGHSFLELNETLLERYADCKSSEEILKVQNTYLEEEQGARNKPKDYSEFYPTSSSSEEEEENDEEETKDTTTDKTK
- the MRG15 gene encoding mortality factor 4-like protein 1 gives rise to the protein MQPKYKFAEGEKVLCFHGPLIYEAKALKSTTTKDKQLKYFVHYAGWNKNWDEWVPEHRVLKYNDTNLQRQKELQKEHDAKKEKNKKGTPKGKKGETMAVAPKESGAVSSGGSESRASTPSKELNTSTSANTSTGGTTATGGRGNRSKQNATPIAIETKKDTAVAKEDATKDDKDEPATKKKRGTSTSTNPDKTVATSTDAKSSTTSSSTTITTTTTSSTTTTSTAPADVTSTPTVTVGATNPASAASTPSSISRLDSCVESEETFLAKIEVKIKIPDELKQCLADDWDAITRQHKLLDIPAKITVQDIVDQYINLKKSAKSSNACKELAISDVLNGVIEYFNVMLGSQLLYKFERPQYAEILQQYPDTPLSKLYGSFHLLRLFVKLGSMLGYSALDEKSMQMLLAHLHDFLKFMVKNSATFFSMSSFVNVTPEYHRHTQ
- the LOC135948812 gene encoding cytochrome c oxidase assembly protein COX16 homolog, mitochondrial, which gives rise to MEKMSFLQKFNKLKRNKSFKYGIPFLILMVGGSFGLQEFTKIRYQFSKQQTVTPEELEEFGIAMKKREEVTIDKVYEKVKTLNLDDWENKRGPRPWEENFNTK